One part of the Marinobacterium rhizophilum genome encodes these proteins:
- the fur gene encoding ferric iron uptake transcriptional regulator yields the protein MALENQELRKAGLKVTLPRVKIYQILERAGEGDHFSAEDIYKLLIEQGEDVGLATVYRVLTQFETAGLVSRHHFEGGHSVFELASEQQHDHVVCVRCGRVREFSDPELVRRQNAIADELGFRLTDRTLYLYGLCKDGCDKR from the coding sequence ATGGCGCTTGAAAATCAGGAACTGCGCAAGGCAGGACTGAAAGTCACCCTGCCCAGGGTCAAGATTTACCAGATTCTGGAGCGTGCCGGTGAGGGAGACCACTTTAGCGCCGAAGACATCTATAAGTTGTTGATCGAACAGGGAGAAGATGTCGGCTTGGCAACGGTTTACCGGGTGCTGACGCAGTTCGAAACCGCAGGTTTGGTGTCGCGGCATCACTTCGAAGGCGGGCATTCGGTGTTCGAACTGGCCAGTGAGCAGCAGCACGACCATGTGGTCTGTGTGCGCTGTGGCAGAGTGCGGGAGTTTTCCGATCCCGAGCTGGTGCGGCGCCAGAATGCGATTGCTGACGAGCTGGGCTTTCGCCTGACGGATCGCACCTTGTACCTGTATGGCTTGTGCAAGGACGGTTG
- a CDS encoding outer membrane protein assembly factor BamE: protein MQIRKVLIGITASILITGCAEFPGVHKIDIPQGNVVTQEMVNQLKPGMTRNQVRFVMGTPLITDTFSPDRWDYIYSMKLGGEARTQEGVSLYFDGDQLSRISGDYRPVAAQ, encoded by the coding sequence ATGCAGATACGGAAGGTTCTTATCGGCATCACCGCCAGCATTTTGATCACCGGCTGTGCCGAGTTCCCCGGCGTACACAAGATTGATATCCCCCAGGGCAACGTCGTTACCCAGGAAATGGTCAATCAGCTCAAGCCCGGCATGACCCGCAACCAGGTCCGTTTCGTGATGGGTACCCCGCTGATTACCGACACCTTCAGTCCCGATCGCTGGGACTATATCTACAGCATGAAACTCGGCGGCGAAGCCCGCACACAGGAAGGTGTCTCGCTGTATTTCGACGGTGACCAGCTCAGCCGCATCAGTGGTGACTACCGCCCGGTCGCCGCGCAGTAA
- a CDS encoding RnfH family protein — MITVEVAFALPQEQKIISLQVEQDCTAHDAVIKSGIVTLFPQIDPDNAPMGVFGKAIRDPKEYVMREGDRIEIYRPLIADPKEARAKRAAKMKAQKAAGQD, encoded by the coding sequence ATGATTACAGTCGAGGTTGCTTTTGCGCTGCCGCAGGAGCAGAAAATCATATCGTTGCAGGTCGAGCAGGACTGTACGGCGCATGATGCGGTGATCAAGTCTGGCATCGTGACGCTGTTTCCGCAGATCGACCCTGATAATGCCCCCATGGGTGTATTCGGTAAAGCGATCCGAGATCCCAAAGAGTATGTGATGCGCGAGGGCGATCGGATAGAGATCTATCGGCCGCTGATCGCTGACCCCAAGGAGGCGCGCGCCAAGCGGGCAGCCAAGATGAAAGCGCAAAAAGCTGCCGGGCAGGACTAG
- a CDS encoding type II toxin-antitoxin system RatA family toxin, whose amino-acid sequence MTRVERSALVLHTAEQMFDLINDVDAYPQFLPWCASTELIRSEETELVATLHLAKAGLKYSFTTRNRLERPGKMIIELVEGPFASLSGVWTFTPLGDEACKVHLDLSFDFEGKLTGMAMSRVFSQVATTLVDAFVTRADKVYG is encoded by the coding sequence ATGACCCGTGTCGAGCGCAGTGCGCTGGTGTTGCATACCGCCGAGCAAATGTTTGACCTGATCAACGATGTTGATGCCTACCCGCAGTTTTTGCCCTGGTGTGCGTCCACCGAGTTGATCCGGTCCGAAGAAACCGAGCTGGTGGCGACGCTGCATTTGGCCAAGGCAGGGCTTAAATACAGCTTTACCACTCGCAATCGGCTCGAGCGCCCGGGGAAAATGATCATCGAGCTGGTAGAGGGGCCTTTTGCATCGCTCAGTGGTGTCTGGACCTTCACGCCGCTTGGCGATGAAGCCTGCAAGGTGCACCTTGACCTGAGTTTCGATTTCGAAGGCAAGTTGACCGGTATGGCCATGTCCAGGGTATTTAGCCAGGTGGCGACGACCCTGGTGGATGCATTCGTGACCCGGGCGGACAAGGTCTACGGTTAA
- a CDS encoding sodium-dependent transporter — protein sequence MQERQSIHGTWANRWIFILAATGSAVGLGNIWKFPYITGENGGGAFVLVYLVCILLVGVPIMMGEALIGRRARCNPVNALKVTASESGLSTGWQAVGWMAALAGFLIFSFYSVVAGWVLNYIAGMVQGDYIDMGRDQAAAQFDLLLADPKLMLVWHSVFVVLVMLVVVGGVNKGLERATRIMMPALFALLALLLGYSFTTGHFGEGLAFLFHFAPEDLTWDSVLVALGHSFFTLSLGMGAILAYGSYMPKNASIGGTVMTIAFLDTLVALAAGMAIFPIVFANELDPGAGPGLMFITLPVAFGQMPGGQLFGFLFFLLVGVAAWTSAISLMEPATAWLVERLKLKRLPACLILGAAGWAMGVASLGSFNILADFKLLGMTTFDFLDFVTANIMLPLGGLFLSIYVGWFMQRSAIMDELAMKNKLHFQLWYCVLRFVAPVAVAIIFALNLYQKLA from the coding sequence ATGCAGGAACGGCAGTCGATACATGGCACCTGGGCCAACCGCTGGATCTTTATTCTGGCAGCGACCGGCTCGGCCGTCGGTCTGGGCAACATTTGGAAGTTCCCCTATATCACGGGTGAAAACGGTGGCGGTGCTTTTGTACTGGTGTACCTGGTGTGCATTTTGCTCGTCGGTGTACCCATCATGATGGGCGAGGCTCTGATCGGTCGCCGGGCACGCTGTAACCCCGTGAACGCATTGAAGGTCACGGCAAGCGAGTCGGGGCTTTCGACCGGTTGGCAGGCGGTTGGCTGGATGGCTGCGCTGGCGGGATTTCTTATATTCAGTTTTTACTCGGTTGTGGCCGGCTGGGTGCTGAACTATATCGCCGGCATGGTCCAGGGTGACTATATCGATATGGGGCGGGATCAGGCGGCAGCCCAGTTCGACTTGCTGTTGGCGGATCCAAAGCTGATGCTGGTGTGGCACTCAGTGTTCGTGGTGCTGGTGATGCTGGTGGTCGTTGGCGGAGTCAACAAGGGACTGGAGCGCGCCACCCGTATCATGATGCCGGCGCTGTTCGCGCTGCTGGCGCTGTTGCTGGGGTACTCCTTTACGACCGGGCATTTTGGCGAAGGCCTGGCGTTTCTGTTTCATTTTGCCCCTGAGGATCTGACCTGGGACAGCGTGCTGGTGGCCCTGGGTCATTCGTTCTTTACGCTGTCTCTGGGTATGGGGGCCATTCTGGCGTACGGCTCCTATATGCCCAAAAACGCATCGATTGGCGGCACCGTCATGACGATCGCCTTCCTTGATACGCTGGTTGCCCTGGCGGCGGGTATGGCGATCTTTCCGATTGTTTTCGCCAACGAGCTGGATCCGGGCGCGGGCCCAGGGCTGATGTTTATCACGTTGCCGGTGGCTTTTGGGCAGATGCCCGGCGGTCAGCTGTTTGGCTTCCTGTTCTTTCTGCTGGTGGGCGTCGCGGCCTGGACGTCGGCTATTTCGCTGATGGAGCCGGCGACGGCCTGGCTGGTCGAGCGACTCAAGCTGAAACGTCTGCCGGCCTGTTTGATTCTGGGTGCTGCGGGCTGGGCCATGGGGGTTGCGAGCCTGGGGTCGTTCAACATCCTTGCGGACTTCAAGTTGCTGGGCATGACGACCTTTGACTTCCTGGATTTTGTGACGGCCAATATCATGCTGCCGCTGGGCGGGCTCTTTCTGTCGATCTATGTGGGCTGGTTTATGCAGCGCTCGGCAATCATGGATGAGCTGGCCATGAAAAATAAACTGCACTTCCAGTTGTGGTACTGCGTACTGCGGTTCGTAGCGCCGGTTGCCGTGGCGATCATTTTCGCGCTAAATCTGTATCAGAAACTGGCATAA
- the smpB gene encoding SsrA-binding protein SmpB, whose product MANKKPKNSSSTICLNKKARHEYSIEEKFEAGVVLTGWEVKSLRDGRAQLVDSYVILKNDEAWLVGAHFTPLISACTHVVADPRRDRKLLLHRRQIDKLLVATQAKGHTCVALAMYWKGGRVKCEIALVKGKKLHDKRAAEKDREGEREKQRALATR is encoded by the coding sequence ATGGCAAACAAGAAACCCAAGAACAGCAGCTCGACGATCTGCCTCAACAAAAAGGCACGACACGAATACAGCATCGAAGAAAAATTCGAAGCAGGTGTCGTCCTCACCGGTTGGGAAGTCAAGAGTCTGCGCGACGGCCGCGCTCAACTGGTCGATTCCTACGTCATCCTCAAGAACGATGAGGCATGGCTCGTGGGCGCTCACTTCACTCCACTGATCAGCGCCTGCACCCATGTGGTTGCCGACCCTCGGCGCGACCGCAAGCTGCTGCTGCACCGGCGCCAGATCGACAAGCTGCTGGTGGCAACCCAGGCCAAGGGCCACACCTGCGTGGCGCTTGCCATGTACTGGAAAGGTGGCCGGGTCAAATGCGAAATTGCCCTCGTAAAGGGCAAGAAACTGCATGACAAGCGTGCTGCAGAAAAAGACCGCGAAGGCGAGCGCGAAAAACAACGCGCCCTGGCAACCCGCTGA
- a CDS encoding tyrosine-type recombinase/integrase, whose amino-acid sequence MFNELGALQQISYPNPLQTLKPVKLQEQELSWLTTEQINELLTAIRSRTSPQANPHLEPIVLVCLATGARWSEAQGLTASTVRNNAVTFTNTKSGKVRTIPIAAELAERLKAHWTLYGPFTSSIGAFRRILA is encoded by the coding sequence GTGTTCAACGAGCTGGGTGCGTTGCAGCAGATCAGTTACCCGAACCCGTTGCAGACACTCAAGCCGGTCAAGTTGCAGGAACAGGAGCTCTCCTGGCTGACAACAGAGCAGATCAACGAGTTGCTAACAGCGATTCGGTCCCGAACGTCACCCCAGGCAAATCCGCACCTGGAACCGATAGTGCTTGTCTGCCTGGCAACAGGTGCTCGATGGTCCGAAGCTCAAGGATTAACGGCAAGTACCGTTCGAAACAACGCTGTCACGTTTACCAATACAAAGTCAGGGAAGGTGCGGACTATCCCGATTGCAGCAGAGCTGGCGGAGCGCTTGAAGGCGCATTGGACACTGTATGGACCCTTTACCAGCAGCATTGGGGCGTTCAGGCGGATACTGGCATGA
- a CDS encoding phosphoribosylaminoimidazolesuccinocarboxamide synthase — protein sequence MSLANHVLAVNNDLPIRTDRPVHSGKVRSVYWLTEADSRRLIEEKGYDVVSDAPLAIMVISDRISAFDCIWHGEGGMQGVPGKGAALNAISNHWFKLFREQGLADSHILDIPHPFVWIVQKARPVMIEAIGRQYITGSMWRAYAKGERTFCGIELPDGLQKDQPLPELLITPSTKGILQGIPGVPEADDVNISRNDIRNNYQAFNFRRAEDIERYEELLRDGFEVISKSLAKLDQVFVDTKFEFGYVTDSSGTEKLIYMDEVGTPDSSRIWDGPEYRAGKVVEQSKEAFRQLLLNHFPDPDILLNKDRMTERQALARDNALPQEVLMQVSETYRAIAEKITGTPVELPQNPKAEIIAILRDQYDLIDTGA from the coding sequence ATGAGTCTTGCCAACCACGTATTGGCCGTGAACAATGATCTGCCGATTCGCACCGATCGCCCGGTACACAGCGGGAAAGTCCGCTCCGTGTACTGGCTGACCGAAGCGGACAGCCGTCGCCTGATCGAAGAAAAGGGCTATGACGTTGTCTCCGATGCCCCCTTGGCCATCATGGTTATCAGTGACCGCATCTCCGCCTTCGACTGCATCTGGCACGGCGAAGGCGGCATGCAGGGCGTACCCGGCAAGGGCGCCGCGCTTAACGCCATCTCCAACCACTGGTTCAAGCTGTTCCGCGAGCAGGGCCTGGCGGACAGCCATATTCTGGATATCCCCCACCCCTTTGTCTGGATCGTGCAGAAAGCCCGCCCGGTAATGATTGAAGCGATCGGCCGTCAGTATATTACCGGCTCGATGTGGCGTGCCTATGCCAAGGGTGAGCGCACCTTCTGCGGCATTGAACTGCCCGATGGCCTGCAGAAGGACCAGCCGCTGCCCGAACTGCTGATCACGCCCTCCACCAAGGGGATTCTGCAGGGCATCCCGGGCGTACCGGAAGCCGATGATGTGAACATCAGCCGCAACGACATTCGCAACAACTATCAGGCCTTCAACTTTCGTCGCGCCGAGGATATCGAGCGCTACGAAGAACTGCTGCGGGACGGCTTTGAGGTGATCAGCAAGTCACTGGCCAAGCTGGATCAGGTCTTTGTTGATACCAAATTCGAATTTGGCTACGTCACTGACAGCAGCGGTACCGAGAAGCTGATTTACATGGATGAAGTCGGCACACCCGACTCCTCCCGCATTTGGGACGGCCCCGAATACCGCGCCGGCAAGGTGGTGGAGCAGTCCAAGGAAGCCTTTCGCCAACTGCTGCTCAACCACTTCCCGGACCCTGATATCCTGCTCAACAAGGACCGCATGACCGAGCGCCAGGCACTGGCGCGTGACAATGCCCTGCCCCAGGAAGTGCTGATGCAGGTTTCCGAAACCTATCGTGCCATTGCCGAAAAAATCACCGGCACTCCCGTTGAGCTGCCGCAGAACCCCAAGGCGGAAATCATTGCCATCCTGCGCGACCAGTACGATCTGATCGACACAGGCGCATAA
- a CDS encoding Bug family tripartite tricarboxylate transporter substrate binding protein, with product MKPRKLVSTLAKAIITSTLLLGSIASAASYPSKQIEVIVPYSAGGGTDLVTRAFADAAKQYLPEAMGVVNKTGGGGAVGLSEIVRARADGYHIGMGTVELAMLPHLGMVTFQAEDFVPIARLNAEPSAISVNADAPWQTYEEFIAHAKANPGTVRIGNSGTGAIWHLAAEAVADKTGAQFSHIPYDGANPAVTALLGGHIEAVTVSPAEVANHVSNGKVRILTIMSDERIAGFEDVPTLKESGVDLSIMTWRGIVVPKKTPEDIQVILRDAVKQTANDEGFKSALAKMNLTHAYLDAPEFQKTISRDDVFFKDLMKKLGLGS from the coding sequence ATGAAACCACGCAAGCTTGTAAGCACCCTAGCCAAAGCAATCATCACCAGCACCCTGCTACTGGGTTCTATCGCCAGCGCCGCCAGCTATCCCTCCAAGCAGATTGAAGTCATCGTGCCCTATTCCGCCGGTGGCGGTACTGACCTGGTGACCCGGGCCTTTGCCGATGCCGCCAAACAGTACCTCCCGGAAGCGATGGGCGTCGTCAACAAAACCGGTGGCGGCGGTGCCGTCGGCCTGTCTGAAATCGTGCGCGCCAGGGCTGATGGCTACCACATTGGCATGGGTACCGTTGAACTGGCGATGCTGCCGCACCTGGGGATGGTCACTTTCCAGGCCGAGGACTTTGTCCCTATTGCCCGCCTCAACGCCGAACCGAGCGCCATCTCCGTTAATGCCGATGCCCCCTGGCAAACCTATGAAGAGTTCATCGCCCACGCCAAGGCCAATCCCGGCACCGTCCGCATAGGCAACTCGGGCACCGGCGCCATTTGGCACCTGGCCGCCGAGGCTGTCGCCGACAAAACCGGCGCCCAGTTCAGCCACATCCCCTACGATGGCGCCAATCCTGCCGTTACCGCCCTGCTTGGCGGACACATTGAGGCTGTGACCGTCAGCCCGGCTGAAGTGGCCAATCACGTCAGCAACGGCAAGGTTCGCATCCTGACCATTATGTCGGACGAGCGTATCGCCGGATTCGAAGATGTGCCGACACTCAAGGAAAGCGGTGTTGACCTGAGCATCATGACCTGGCGTGGCATCGTCGTTCCCAAGAAGACACCCGAAGACATTCAGGTGATTCTGCGTGACGCCGTTAAACAGACCGCCAACGACGAAGGCTTCAAGAGCGCGCTCGCCAAAATGAACCTGACCCATGCCTACCTGGATGCGCCGGAGTTCCAGAAGACCATCAGCCGCGATGATGTCTTTTTCAAGGACCTGATGAAAAAGCTGGGGCTTGGCAGCTAA
- a CDS encoding tripartite tricarboxylate transporter TctB family protein, producing the protein MSAPQETRRPGFHIHSCWLELGIPLVTIALASFALFTASSFPASLLKTDVGPARFPLVYALLLIALCLGLVTLTVRAKRASSAAKIPLRDFRTEIKSAVGIGVSVANFLLIPLVGFLIANSLYMTCLIWLLGYRHRIMTPLVAMAITGLIYAVFYFGLNVPLPEGELLERSF; encoded by the coding sequence ATGAGCGCCCCACAGGAAACACGCCGTCCTGGCTTTCACATTCACAGTTGCTGGCTTGAACTCGGCATACCGCTGGTCACCATTGCGCTGGCATCCTTCGCACTCTTTACCGCGTCCTCTTTCCCGGCATCACTGTTGAAAACCGATGTCGGGCCCGCACGCTTCCCCCTGGTTTACGCCCTGCTGCTTATCGCGCTTTGCCTGGGACTGGTGACACTGACAGTGCGCGCAAAGCGCGCCAGTTCTGCGGCCAAAATACCCCTGCGGGACTTCCGTACCGAAATCAAATCCGCCGTCGGCATAGGGGTTTCCGTTGCCAACTTCCTGCTGATCCCCCTGGTCGGCTTTCTGATCGCCAACAGCCTCTATATGACCTGTCTCATATGGCTGCTCGGTTATCGCCACCGAATCATGACGCCCCTGGTCGCCATGGCCATCACCGGCCTCATCTATGCCGTGTTCTACTTTGGATTAAATGTCCCCTTGCCAGAAGGTGAGTTGCTCGAGCGGTCCTTCTGA
- a CDS encoding tripartite tricarboxylate transporter permease gives MQDFSMLINGILALFAQPMSLLFAVLGVTLGVLLGILPGLTATMGVAILLPFTFGMDPVPALLMISGVYFGGIYGGSITAILLNIPGTPAAAATALDGYQLTRQGKAGVTLGTATLSSFVGGSISILILIFMAPLLADFALKFSAAENFALAVFGLSIIVSISSHSMLKGLIAGGIGLLIATVGLDPMSGYPRFTGGFNELMSVPFIPIMIGLFAASEAFKSLSETQVAQTSASAIGRIIPPWSSIKGLIPTILRSAGLGSFIGSIPGAGADIASFVAYNEARRFSKNKENFGKGELQGVAAAESASNGCTGGALLPMLTLGIPGDAVTAVMLGALVLQGLQPGPMLFAEHGELVFTVFAGMLFCYLVLLAVGLASLRVVVKIIRIPKAILTPTILSLCVVGTYAINNSVFDIGIMLAAGIAGYIMQKRDFPPSPIVLALIMGPMAESNFRRALSLQGGSYDFLYTRPITVVLLSIALLTLSYPIYRKLRSKSGTQGAADRAQSH, from the coding sequence ATGCAAGATTTCAGCATGCTTATCAACGGCATACTGGCGCTGTTTGCCCAGCCCATGTCGCTGCTGTTCGCCGTACTGGGCGTCACCCTGGGTGTACTGCTGGGTATACTTCCAGGCCTGACCGCGACCATGGGCGTGGCGATACTGCTGCCCTTTACCTTCGGCATGGACCCGGTACCGGCACTGCTGATGATTTCGGGTGTGTATTTTGGCGGTATCTATGGTGGCTCCATCACCGCGATTCTGTTGAACATCCCGGGTACACCCGCCGCCGCCGCCACAGCGCTGGACGGCTACCAGCTGACCCGCCAGGGCAAGGCCGGTGTTACGCTGGGTACCGCGACGCTGTCATCCTTTGTCGGCGGCAGCATCAGCATACTCATTCTGATCTTCATGGCGCCGCTGCTGGCCGACTTTGCATTGAAGTTCAGTGCGGCGGAAAACTTTGCACTGGCAGTCTTTGGCCTCAGCATTATCGTCAGCATCTCCAGCCACTCCATGCTCAAGGGCCTGATCGCAGGGGGTATCGGACTGCTGATCGCCACTGTGGGGCTGGACCCGATGAGCGGCTATCCGCGCTTCACCGGCGGCTTTAACGAGCTGATGAGTGTGCCCTTCATTCCGATCATGATCGGCCTCTTTGCCGCATCCGAAGCCTTCAAGTCGCTGTCTGAAACCCAGGTGGCCCAAACCAGCGCCAGCGCTATCGGCCGCATCATTCCGCCCTGGAGCAGCATCAAGGGCCTGATTCCAACGATCCTGCGCTCGGCAGGGCTGGGCAGTTTTATCGGCTCCATCCCCGGCGCCGGCGCCGATATTGCCTCTTTCGTGGCGTACAACGAGGCCAGGCGCTTTAGCAAGAACAAGGAAAACTTCGGCAAGGGCGAGCTGCAAGGGGTTGCCGCTGCAGAATCCGCCTCCAATGGCTGTACCGGCGGCGCCCTGCTACCCATGCTGACACTGGGTATTCCGGGCGATGCGGTTACGGCCGTTATGCTCGGTGCCCTGGTGCTGCAGGGACTGCAACCGGGCCCCATGCTCTTCGCCGAACATGGCGAACTGGTCTTTACGGTGTTTGCCGGCATGCTGTTTTGCTACCTGGTATTGCTGGCCGTAGGCCTTGCGTCCCTGCGGGTGGTGGTCAAGATCATCCGTATTCCCAAGGCGATACTGACACCGACCATTCTCTCGCTCTGCGTGGTGGGCACTTACGCCATCAACAACAGCGTGTTTGATATTGGCATCATGCTGGCGGCAGGTATCGCCGGCTACATCATGCAAAAGCGCGACTTCCCACCCTCACCCATCGTGCTGGCACTGATCATGGGTCCCATGGCGGAAAGCAACTTCCGCCGGGCACTGTCACTGCAAGGCGGCAGCTATGACTTCCTCTATACCCGCCCGATCACTGTCGTGCTGCTAAGCATCGCCCTGCTCACCCTGAGCTACCCGATTTATCGCAAGCTGCGCAGCAAATCCGGTACCCAGGGGGCGGCGGACAGGGCGCAAAGCCACTAA